TCAccgttttcagtcacttcagccatttttatacataaacaaaaaggaTGTGATGGTTGGCGGCCGATCaggagtttttatttaaggacacaaTAATCAGGAATACTgggaaaaaagattttttttaactggtcttCATGGCATTGCAAAGAGTAGCTTtcaagccataatagctgtcaaaatacttATCTCGccaatgttttttaatttaatattttatcctttttaacacaatttctacatggATAAATGATGGGGGCCTAATGTAATTTAAACTCAACAGGGTTTTTGGAAAAGTCGCATTAGAAAGCAGATATTCCTCGGCTTTGTTTACAACGAAATTAAGCAGAAGTTCAGAATatctcagcacagctcatttcatctgatcttggccccaacttttgttttaatgctccCCACCGCTCGATTTCCTCTTCTAAATGTCCCCACTTCCGTCGACTCTCGTCCTCACGGCTTTTAGTCACCGTTCCGTTTCAGACAAAGagaagaacttcaccttttCTCCTTCGACCTGTAACTCTGTTTACATCTGAGGATTATTTTACAGACTCAATAAACGTCACGCTCCGAGACGGCCGGCCCGAAGTAAACTCACCAatgttcgaatgtaaacaaacaacttgtaattgttggcaacaaaacaagactACTTCTGATTCCTCTCACTTCTAACAAACTGTTTGGTCGACTTTTGGCAGTGAATGATTTGTACTCAGaggttatttttatcatagatgacACATgtatacagaaaaaataaaaataatatgacaGATAATATGACTTTAACCTGGTCTGACTTacagaaaactaacaaataaactactttttatttttaaacaaatctatCTATATAGCTATCTATCATCCaaaaatacatgtatttttatacttattttatttcattgctttttgtacattttactgtttattttccaTTCAAAGCCAAGCTATAAAGTATTTCCTAACCAGTAAAGttaggaaaacatttaaatagttGCTTCTTTCCAACTCAGCTGTAGTGGCGCCAGTATCTCGGTATCGGTACCACGGAAGGTGACGCTGTAATGAATCATACAATCCCAGGTTTTCCGAGGTGTTTACTATAAACGAGAGCATCTCCCTCTGCCTCCAACTTCCCCTGCCAGCATCTGCGGAGCATGCTCAAAGCCCTCACAGACACGCGGTGTCCACGCGTCGGTTCTGCGCGCTGATTGGCCGGAGCCGAGGCAAACAAAGGTCCTCAGCCAATGGGAGCGCTGTGCATGCGCTGTTCACTCCGGCTGTGCATGGCCCGCTCGTCATATAAAACTAGTCCTCCATTGTTTACAGCTAAAGGGAAGTAGACACAGCCGGAGCGtgtttcgtgtgtgtgtgtgtgtgtgttttttcctggTGGTTTAATTCGACGTCCACAGCGCTGTCTGTTGAGACAAAGAGGAATCATGGTGGCCATGACGAAAAAGGTGAAAACTTTCCAAGTTGTCCTGTCGGACCAGTGCAAGTCGTTTTACTGCGGCGGGGACAGGGTGTGCGGCCGcgtggaggtggaggtgaacGAGATGGTGCGTGTGTCCGCCGTCAAGATCCTGGCTCTGGGCTGCGCCAAGGTGGAGTATGCCAAGGGCAAGCAGCGGTGCCGACAGGAGGCCGAGTACCTGCGGCACGAGGAGGTCCTGAGCCTGAGCGAGCAGCCCACAGGTAGGCGCGAGCGCACACACCTGTGCCCTCACGGTGATGGAAACCTGTAAACAAGTCACTGACAACTCCTTTTCCCTCCCAGACACGGATGGCTCAGTTGTGTTGAGACCTGGCAACAAATACGAGTACACTTTTGGCTTTGACCTTCCTCAGCAGGGGTAAATCAGAGATTGAGCTCCTTTTATTATTAAGTGTTTGTACAACTCCTatcagtgtatgtgttgtgtTCATGCTCCCATCCCGTGTGCCTTGCAGCCAGCTGGTGTCCTCCTACAAGGGGAAGTTTGGCTATGTCCAGTACTACGTGAAGGCCATGTTGGAGAGGCTGCAGCAGCCCACCATGGAGTCCAAGAAGTACTTCGAGGTGGAGGAGCCTCTGGACGTGAACACACCCGACCTGCTGGTGAGTCTGACCTCCTGCCACAGGACAGGCCGGGCAGTCGGGTCATCTCATGTTGAGGGGCGAGAAGCATCTTTGGGCAGatcgcatgcacacacacattctgggGTTTAAAAGTCTGCCATTGTTTGCAGTTATCACGTCTTCAATGATTGCGTAATGACCGGTTAACTGGCAGAGCCAGGCCAATTCAGGGTGCCAGCTGACCTCAGTTAGTGCAGAAGTGGCTAAGAGTCGGTCAGAAGTGGCTAAAACTTGGCCAGTTTTGCAGCTATTCTGCTAAATTTCGATGCGTGGAAGCTGAGAGTCCTTCGCGACACCGCGATCTGCACGTGACATCTTGCAGTGATGAGATCACGCGTGACATCATTTTTCAAGGGTCCAACTGAAACGAGCTTTAACTCTGTCGCTTCTCAGCATTGAGTGACTTTTAGTCCAGCGCTGGCATGAAGGACAGTGGGTGACGGGGCATCCATTCagagaatgctaggccttttagtCGAGTGCACCGTGGTATGACTAGCAGGAATTGGGGTTTTCGGATTACAAGATAAGATTTGTCGTAgtgtggaggagaggagggtaATGGGTGTGACAGAAGAGGATGCTGGGAAAGGGTGATATTTACATAACTGTACCGTTATCATGTtgacccacacaaacacacgacTTTGTAATTATGGTGGCGTGACATTAAGTGTGCAGCTGAGCTGACTCCCGCTCCTCCCGTCAGACTCCCACAGGCGGCACGAAGGAGAAGAAGGTCACCTGCATGTTCATCCCCGACGGCCAGGTGTCGCTGAACGCAAAAATCGACCGGCGTGGCTTCTGTGAGGGCGAGGACATCTGCATCAACGCCAAGTTCGAGAACACCTGCTCCCGCATTGTGATCCCCAAGGCAGCCATTATTGCCAAGCAGTCGTACCAGGCCAACGGTCGCACGAAGGTCTTCCGGCAGAAGCTGTCGTCGGTGCGCGGGAACCACATCATCTCGGGCATGTGCGACGCCTGGCAGGGGAAGACCATCAGGGTGCCAAAGATCAAACCGTCCATGCTGGGCTGCAACATGATCCGGGTGGAGTACGCGCTGATGGTGAGTCCACAGCGCTTCAGTGGCTGCTGAGGCCGTTTCCCTGGAGACGGCGCCGTCTAACCCGCGGCTCCCTCTTTCCAGATTTACGTGCACATCCCTGGCAGCGAGAAGCTGATCCTGGAGCTGCCTCTGGTCATCGGGACCTCCGGCATCggcagccgcagcagcagcgTGAGCAGCGGCGTGAGCAGCCGCGAGGGCTCGGTCAGCACCGCCTCCCAGAGCTGGGTGTCGCTGCGGATGCCCTCCGACCCTCCCAGCTACTGCGACATCACCAAAGACGTCCGCCTGGATCAGCCCCTCACGCCCCTGCTGGACGACATCGAATGCGATGACAGCCCCATCTTCATGGAAGCCCCGAGCTTCCAGTTCCCGCAGCCTCCGGCGTACACCGAGGTAGGCGCGTCTCACACCGGTTCTCTCGCTCAGCTGCGACTTTTAAGCAAAGGAAGTTATATTTGCTgattttaatcttaaaaaaaaatctgttttgtcttcTCCAGACTGACGGGAACAGCAACGCCAACACGCGCATGCTGCCCGTGTGCTGAAAGTCCGTCAGTGGGAACCCTGGAGCTGAGGTCCAGGTCTTAAGACTGTTCTTCTGAGGAACCTAACAGGAGCTCCAAACTCCAGAGGAGATGCGATGTTGGATGGAGACTTACAGCCAGGACGGTGGAACTGAACAGAAATACACTTGCCTATTCCTATGCTTCTTCATCTATGCTGATCCAGAGCCACACACGGTGGCGATGTTACATTTCTGGTTGGGGCTGTCCCCCACAGTGACTGTCGGGGGTCtggtttttggtttggttttgagGACACTGGGGGCCAAGTAAGGTTTGAGTTGGACCCCGACCCGCTGCAGCTTGTTACCACAAATCATTCCAGCCTGCAAAAGgagctgtcagtgttttttttttttggttaagtttgctgtgtttggaagGAATTTGTTTTCCGGACAAATTGCCCACGTCGATCATATTTCCATATAtagcattgtttttgtttttttttaaaaaagtgatttttttcctgttttgcagCACTTTTTGATTGCGTATTTGCTCTACTACTACTGCTGACGAgtttgtttgaatgtttgtCACGTGGAAAGTGACgagaaactcaaagaaagttGCTAAAAACCCCCcatggttgattttttttttttttttttcctccatttgtcAGCTCGAGTGTTGGCTGTCATGGTTTGTCACACTGTAAGTgccaaaaactaatttatgcaGCATCAGCATCATGCTCAGATTTCACGCAAAagcaccttcttttttttttaggagcgCAAACATTTGACCTAAGTTCAAGTTGTCGGAGACAACAGCTCGTTGTGAGATCCACGCCGTGGTGGTTCTTCCATTTCTGTACTTTCAGGGCTATGAGAGAATAACTGTGGATGACTGATTTGTATAAATGTTTGCAACGTATTCTCAGTACAGAAACTATTTTTGTATGAAACCCTATGGGTccgattttgttgttttttttatgaataaaaaaatgttaaatgtcctcaatgtctgttgtttttttctttgccactCTGCTGAGACACTGGTTTGATTGATTCTCAATTTAGTCCAAAATAcatgtttctaaaaaaatataaaccaaagAGCTGGTtcatgcatatgtattcacctCCTTTTGCTTCGAAGTCCAAACCATTACCTTCAGGAGCCACACAGCCACTCAGGTGTCTCTTAGCATACAGCCACCTGTTCTGGTAATCCTAAAAATCCACCCCTCTGAGTACTAAGGGCTGTCATGAAGagcaaggaactctccacacaggtcaaagacaaagttgtggaaaaGTACAAATCAGGGTTTAGGatataaaaaagcttttaaactctgaacatccctcagagtttcattaaatctaaGACCAGGAAATGGAAAGAAGATGCCACTTCAGCCAACCTGCCAAAACTCCCAGAGCGGACCGGGACAGGAGGGGCTTTAATCAGAAACACCTAGGAGACCAAaaataaccctgatggagcagctcttctgcagagacaaGATCTGTCCTTAAGACCAATATAGGCTGctcagagctgggcttcatggaagagaggaaggaaataaaaagggaaaCCATTTTGAATTTCCCTGAGGACACATTGGAGACGCCTCACACGTgaggaagaaggtgctgtggtcagatgagattaaaactgaacttttaggCCATCAAGGAAACACCATGTCTGAGGCAAGTCTTACCATCACTCATCATGGTGAGGACACCGttcctacagtgaagcatggtggtggcagcatcaagCTGTGGGGATgattttcatcagcagggactgggaaactggccggagttaaaggaaagatggatggaacAAAATACTAAGAAATTCTTGATGGAAATTAgttggagtcttccagagatctgagactgggacggaggtccaccttccagcaggacgatGACTCTAAACACTCCACTCGGTGAAGAAGAACCAGgtaaaggtcctggaatggtccaattaaaacccagacctcagtccaactgagaagcTCTGGtctgatttaaagattgttgaacacaagcagcacccgTCCAACTTGTTATGCAGAttcaagttttctgttttcctattttttgtttgtttcacaataaaactacTCTACAGTTTCAttgttgtgtaaattaaaatatataaactcaCCAAAGTTCCCTTTATGTTCCAGGCTGCATGTGCACGTGTGTTCAGAAGGAAAAGGGCAGTAGTTGCTTTTACTTAgccttttattaattttagcttctggctagtgttctgcttttttagctttaacaacagCTTCGGCTTCTTCACctctcagcattcacgctgtattttcacagaaaatgttatgtttctaattttatttcatcAACCAATTTTCTTAACCAGGCACCAGATTCCCacgacccaaaatggagaagcgggtaaagaaaatggatggatggatggattttcttAAGCTCCTTTAGTGTCGGGGGGTGGGCTATCTCCTGCGGTCATTGGGCAAAAGGCAGGGGAcagcctggacaggtctccagtccatcacagggacatgtagggacaatcaactattcacactctcactcacacctagggacaaattAGAgctaccaattaacctaacatgcatgtttctggtctgtggaaggaaaccagagtatTTGGAATGAACTCACGTGTGCACAGGAATAACATGTGAACTCCAGGCTGGGAGGTGAATCTGTGACCTTCTCCCTGGGAGGTGACTGTTCCACCGTGCCGCCCTGTTGCAACAAAATATTCCAAAACATAGTAGTTTAGCAGCAGtcaggtagaaaaaaaacaacaactaataaCTTCCCTTTGAGCTGCATCAAAATCCTAACAGTTCCCCACAGAACTGACTGCTCATTGAATTATGTTTACTGTATACGACTTTGGTGCTCAAATCcacagtttaaaatgtgaatcTTGTAGGAACACAAAACGTTCATTCAGCAGGTATAACCTATTATTAGGGTGTGCCACGCtgtatgtttttaatgtgtgtgcGCTCTTGCTTTTACTTTCACgatttagcatttagcattttgttttctgtctgttttttggttttgtgcctgtttttctcagtttctcAGCCTTTTGTTCCGTCACGATTCACGTTACTGCTGACTGCTTTGGCATTTAGTTACTCATTACCTCCCCCCCCAAGACTGTACCAAAAAATCCTTTGTCCTTTACATTTCTCGAGCTTAAacttggtgcggtagtagctgagagaatGGAAGACGGCATTCTTCAGGGAATGCCTGTTTTGTGATcgaaagttatttatttactgcaCATCCTGCACCTGCTTCTGCACTCGGGGCGGCCTTTGACCTCAGCGGAGggttaaagacaaaacaaaagaaaggcaGAATGGCAGGTAACAACGAAAGGTTTTAGATGTCTGTGGTGCTTTAGCTCGCatctgttaccaaaaaaaaaaaaaaggtcacgaaccactgaataaattttaataaaacttgcagaaagaaatcattaaaCGTACATCTACAAAGGTTTAACCCTTGGAGTCGATTCAAGATtgctgctacagccagctgagCTTAACAAAACTGAATCGTGCCGTTCAGCATGCAGTCAGCAGCCTGACATGATTTCTGtttatgtgggtgtgtgtacgtgtgtgtgtgtgtgtgtgtgtacgtgtgtgtgtgtgtgtgtgtgtgtgtgtgtgtgtgtgtgtgtgtgtgttcgctgCTCTGCCTTGCTGACGTCCTCCGACAGCCGAGAGCAGCAGATAAGTAAAGTGTTTATCTTTGAGCCGCTCTGTAACGAGGGGcggtggggtggtggtggtggtttgGCCTCTCCGCCGCTGGGCTGGGTTCTGCTTCACGGCCCAAGAATGCCAAACAAGAAGCAAAGCTGGGCCGGCGATCAGGAAAAGGAGGGCCAGCGACGAGGCAGACCTCCAGAACCGCTACAGATGGCTTCGACTCACCATACCAAAGACTAAGATCTGCAGCGGGCTGGAGCCTTGGTGC
The DNA window shown above is from Kryptolebias marmoratus isolate JLee-2015 linkage group LG5, ASM164957v2, whole genome shotgun sequence and carries:
- the txnipa gene encoding thioredoxin interacting protein a, translated to MVAMTKKVKTFQVVLSDQCKSFYCGGDRVCGRVEVEVNEMVRVSAVKILALGCAKVEYAKGKQRCRQEAEYLRHEEVLSLSEQPTDTDGSVVLRPGNKYEYTFGFDLPQQGQLVSSYKGKFGYVQYYVKAMLERLQQPTMESKKYFEVEEPLDVNTPDLLTPTGGTKEKKVTCMFIPDGQVSLNAKIDRRGFCEGEDICINAKFENTCSRIVIPKAAIIAKQSYQANGRTKVFRQKLSSVRGNHIISGMCDAWQGKTIRVPKIKPSMLGCNMIRVEYALMIYVHIPGSEKLILELPLVIGTSGIGSRSSSVSSGVSSREGSVSTASQSWVSLRMPSDPPSYCDITKDVRLDQPLTPLLDDIECDDSPIFMEAPSFQFPQPPAYTETDGNSNANTRMLPVC